A genomic segment from Montipora foliosa isolate CH-2021 chromosome 9, ASM3666993v2, whole genome shotgun sequence encodes:
- the LOC137969733 gene encoding uncharacterized protein codes for MAQSACPHRQYMDDPAIKWREGKPDYTKINKAYLEGKTKNHKEGSLEKIVEDLVKTWEMEATHKMRLEDWQTIDRDSFTLRANHQRTFTAKEAMEVGSYNALMQNQPLYNSNKHTFESSHALFRSVFSEGFAWELLEIFSGPPRVAFSWRHWANWTGPYKDKAPTGERLEMYGMAVAEVDEKLKIKSIEFYFDPNQILMKLEGKDN; via the exons ATGGCACAGAGCGCTTGTCCCCACAGACAGTACATGGATGATCCGGCAATCAAATGGCGGGAGGGAAAACCCGATTATACAAAAATCAACAAAGCCTACTTGGAGGGGAAAACTAAAAATCACAAGGAAGGATCCcttgagaaaattgtagaagATTTAGTGAAGACGTGGGAAATGGAAGCCACTCATAAAATGCGATTGGAG gACTGGCAGACTATCGATAGAGACTCCTTTACGTTGCGTGCAAACCATCAACGCACTTTCACTGCCAAGGAAGCCATGGAAGTGGGCAGCTACAACGCCCTAATGCAAAATCAGCCGCTGTATAACAGTAATAAGCACACGTTTGAATCATCCCATGCGTTGTTCAGATCCGTGTTTAGCGAGGGCTTTGCTTGGGAACTGCTTGAGATCTTTTCAG GTCCTCCCAGGGTAGCGTTCTCTTGGCGGCATTGGGCTAATTGGACGGGCCCCTACAAGGACAAGGCTCCAACCGGAGAACGTTTGGAAATGTACGGAATGGCAGTCGCAGAGGTGGATGAAAAGCTGAAAATTAAATCtattgaattttattttgatcCTAATCAGATTCTGATGAAGTTGGAAGGAAAAGACAATTAA
- the LOC137969346 gene encoding uncharacterized protein isoform X1 — translation MAQSACPHRQYMDDPAIKWREGKPDFTKINKAYLEGRTRNHKEGSLEKIVEDLVKTWEMEASHKIRLEDWQAIDRDSFTLRANHQRTFTARETIEVGSYNALMQNQPLYNSNKHTFESSHELFRSAFSEGFAWELLEVFSGPPRVAFSWRHWADWTGPYKDKAPTGERLEMYGMAVAEVDEKLKIKSIECYFDPNQILMKLEGKDN, via the exons ATGGCACAGAGCGCTTGTCCCCACAGACAGTACATGGATGATCCGGCAATCAAATGGCGGGAGGGAAAACCCGATTTTACAAAAATCAACAAAGCTTACTTGGAGGGGAGAACTAGAAATCACAAGGAAGGATCCCTGGAGAAAATTGTAGAAGATTTAGTGAAGACGTGGGAAATGGAAGCCTCTCATAAAATTCGATTGGAG GACTGGCAGGCTATCGACAGAGACTCCTTTACGTTGCGTGCAAACCATCAACGCACTTTCACCGCCAGGGAAACTATTGAAGTGGGCAGCTACAACGCCCTAATGCAAAATCAGCCGCTGTACAACAGTAATAAGCACACTTTTGAATCATCCCATGAGCTGTTTAGATCGGCGTTTAGCGAGGGCTTTGCATGGGAGCTTCTTGAAGTCTTTTCAG GTCCTCCCAGGGTAGCGTTCTCTTGGCGGCATTGGGCTGATTGGACGGGCCCCTACAAGGACAAGGCTCCAACCGGAGAACGTTTGGAAATGTACGGAATGGCAGTCGCAGAGGTGGATGAAAAGCTAAAAATTAAATCTATTGAATGTTATTTTGATCCTAATCAGATTCTGATGAAGTTGGAAGGAAAAGACAATTAA